The Athalia rosae chromosome 7, iyAthRosa1.1, whole genome shotgun sequence genome window below encodes:
- the LOC105688187 gene encoding PP2C-like domain-containing protein CG9801 isoform X4 codes for MIRPSGSPPCPIDNSSIKIRAAGKLYNPDSKYSHENLLDSFETNCNQQQTIPSAAVIGESNARAQMKFMDELVTEVTVMETLNAKEEDTINYDAKIKEKLDNFQFSLTPKEHFTFETRNLIPEGPFPITEAENVGFDDSINDNRVRFNMENTGNDMSGGLEAGEYRNDIIPPPSEFASEMNPLRKSKSAPAPFEKVKKGSTSDGEIACVSDWFRPHELAYGVATTLYEKNPTNNVNNGEPIADCFGISARPGAAILALADGVNWGPKASIAARAAVHGSIEYLNKALFSPATDSGVTTTRDVFVALLRSFHSAHSLILQEQGMLTTLTVCAVLPLAPANSALGSSRRKYVACTCNVGDSLAYVYSRQTGVREITQGSHDIHCMRDMRDALGALGPVDGCNPELNNLTLSMTEVERGDIVFLTSDGISDNFDPVVGKFAVLPTNDTPNSDKNVKHDSHGRTRTRRKSTENLRRSDSISGNNVGLPIVEAYQRHELTLLRMEDLLKRGVSGEGPPCNNARRLCELLLDFAVRITAAKRRILEDPDLYYSQQKDGRMVQLSKLEQRNRRKKMLDKISMVPGKLDHATVVAYTVGQYTGSQPGL; via the exons ATGATTCGACCGAGCGGTTCGCCGCCGTGCCCTATCGACAACAGTTCCATCAAAATTCGAGCAGCTGGAAAATTATATAATCCAGACTCAAAATATTCTCACGAAAACTTGTTGGATAGTTTCGAAACCAACTGCAACCAACAACAGACTATTCCATCAGCTGCTGTTATTGGGGAATCCAACGCCAGAGCacaaatgaaatttatggaTGAATTGGTGACCGAAGTTACCGTAATGGAAACTCTCAATGCCAAAGAGGAAGACACGATCAACTATGATGCCAAAATCAAAGAGAAattggataattttcaatttagttTAACGCCAAAAGAACATTTTACATTCGAAACAAGGAACTTGATCCCAGAAGGACCATTCCCTATTACCGAAGCTGAAAATGTCGGCTTTGATGATAGTATTAATGATAATAGGGTGCGGTTTAACATGGAGAATACAGGCAACGATATGTCGGGTGGTCTTGAAGCAGGGGAGTATAGAAACGACATCATACCACCGCCATCAGAATTTGCATCTGAGATGAATCCGCTTAGAAAATCTAAGAGTGCTCCAGCTCCGTTCGAAAAGGTCAAGAAAG GCTCCACATCTGATGGTGAAATAGCTTGTGTCTCCGATTGGTTCAGACCTCATGAGTTAGCTTATGGAGTCGCTACCacgttgtatgaaaaaaatccaactaATAATGTGAATAACGGAGAACCGATAGCTGATTGCTTTGGTATATCCGCCAGACCAGGAGCAGCTATCTTGGCTCTGGCCGATGGCGTGAACTGGG GTCCTAAGGCGAGCATTGCTGCTCGGGCAGCTGTTCATGGAAGCATAGAATATTTGAACAAGGCCCTCTTTTCACCAGCAACAGATAGCGGAGTAACCACAACTCGAGATGTGTTCGTTGCATTGCTCCGTTCCTTTCATTCCGCGCATTCCTTGATTCTGCAAGAACAAGGAATGCTTACAACTCTCACCGTTTGTGCTGTCCTGCCTTTAGCTCCCGCTAACTCAGCTTTGGGCTCCAGTAGAAGAAAATATGTCGCTTGTACATGTAATGTTGGCGATAGTTTGGCATATGTCTATTCCAG ACAAACAGGCGTGCGTGAGATCACGCAAGGTTCCCATGATATTCACTGTATGCGGGACATGCGAGATGCTCTGGGAGCCTTAGGTCCGGTGGATGGCTGCAATCCGGAGCTGAATAACCTTACCTTGTCAATGACAGAAGTGGAGCGAGGAGATATAGTATTTTTGACAAGTGACGGGATATCCGATAATTTTGACCCAGTTGTGGGAAAGTTTGCTGTATTACCGACAAATGACACACCAAATTCTGATAAAAATGTCAAGCATGACAGCCACGGTAGAACAAGAACACGACGTAAGTCAACGGAAAATTTAAGGAGATCTGATTCCATTAGTGGTAATAACGTTGGATTACCCATAGTCGAAGCTTACCAGAGGCATGAATTAACGCTTCTGAGAATGGAAGATTTGTTAAAGCGAGGGGTATCCGGAGAAGGACCTCCATGCAACAACGCCAGACGTCTATGTGAACTTCTCCTTGACTTTGCA GTGAGAATCACAGCCGCAAAACGTCGAATTTTGGAAGATCCGGATCTGTATTATTCACAGCAGAAGGACGGTCGCATGGTGCAGCTTTCAAAGTTAGAGCAGAGAAATCGacgtaaaaaaatgttggatAAAATCTCAATGGTACCAGGAAAACTAGACCATGCCACCGTCGTGGCATACACAGTTGGCCAGTACACTGGATCTCAACCGGGACTTTAG
- the LOC105688187 gene encoding uncharacterized protein LOC105688187 isoform X6 — protein MPSLRKRVAGFMRQLSVSNLAAAVENIGHGESSPRSPRSAPQDLEGGCFITRYLNGLEIKTEGPAILHGRNPEELPSYPLCSLDDTEEVFAALTGPDLGLTTVNVKQRHLSISDPDVDYIDILEQSEHERAVNTSLDCIFSVAHDRWLMIRPSGSPPCPIDNSSIKIRAAGKLYNPDSKYSHENLLDSFETNCNQQQTIPSAAVIGESNARAQMKFMDELVTEVTVMETLNAKEEDTINYDAKIKEKLDNFQFSLTPKEHFTFETRNLIPEGPFPITEAENVGFDDSINDNRVRFNMENTGNDMSGGLEAGEYRNDIIPPPSEFASEMNPLRKSKSAPAPFEKVKKGSTSDGEIACVSDWFRPHELAYGVATTLYEKNPTNNVNNGEPIADCFGISARPGAAILALADGVNWGPKASIAARAAVHGSIEYLNKALFSPATDSGVTTTRDVFVALLRSFHSAHSLILQEQGMLTTLTVCAVLPLAPANSALGSSRRKYVACTCNVGDSLAYVYSR, from the exons ATGCCAAGCTTACGGAAAAGGGTTGCTGGTTTCATGCGTCAGCTGTCTGTCAGTAaccttgctgctgctgttgagAATATTGGACATGGAGAATCTTCACCACGCAGTCCTAGGAGTGCTCCGCAGGACCTTGAAGGCGGATGTTTCATCACTCGTTACTTGAATGG ATTAGAGATTAAGACGGAAGGTCCAGCAATATTACACGGACGCAACCCTGAGGAACTGCCATCATATCCGTTGTGTTCATTAGACGATACCGAGGAAGTATTTGCAGCTCTAACAGGTCCAGATCTTGGTCTTACCACGGTGAATGTGAAACAAAGACATCTGAGTATCAGCGATCCCGACGTTGactacatagatatattggaACAATCAGAACATGAAAGAGCCG TGAACACATCATTGGACTGTATATTCTCCGTGGCTCACGATCGATGGCTCATGATTCGACCGAGCGGTTCGCCGCCGTGCCCTATCGACAACAGTTCCATCAAAATTCGAGCAGCTGGAAAATTATATAATCCAGACTCAAAATATTCTCACGAAAACTTGTTGGATAGTTTCGAAACCAACTGCAACCAACAACAGACTATTCCATCAGCTGCTGTTATTGGGGAATCCAACGCCAGAGCacaaatgaaatttatggaTGAATTGGTGACCGAAGTTACCGTAATGGAAACTCTCAATGCCAAAGAGGAAGACACGATCAACTATGATGCCAAAATCAAAGAGAAattggataattttcaatttagttTAACGCCAAAAGAACATTTTACATTCGAAACAAGGAACTTGATCCCAGAAGGACCATTCCCTATTACCGAAGCTGAAAATGTCGGCTTTGATGATAGTATTAATGATAATAGGGTGCGGTTTAACATGGAGAATACAGGCAACGATATGTCGGGTGGTCTTGAAGCAGGGGAGTATAGAAACGACATCATACCACCGCCATCAGAATTTGCATCTGAGATGAATCCGCTTAGAAAATCTAAGAGTGCTCCAGCTCCGTTCGAAAAGGTCAAGAAAG GCTCCACATCTGATGGTGAAATAGCTTGTGTCTCCGATTGGTTCAGACCTCATGAGTTAGCTTATGGAGTCGCTACCacgttgtatgaaaaaaatccaactaATAATGTGAATAACGGAGAACCGATAGCTGATTGCTTTGGTATATCCGCCAGACCAGGAGCAGCTATCTTGGCTCTGGCCGATGGCGTGAACTGGG GTCCTAAGGCGAGCATTGCTGCTCGGGCAGCTGTTCATGGAAGCATAGAATATTTGAACAAGGCCCTCTTTTCACCAGCAACAGATAGCGGAGTAACCACAACTCGAGATGTGTTCGTTGCATTGCTCCGTTCCTTTCATTCCGCGCATTCCTTGATTCTGCAAGAACAAGGAATGCTTACAACTCTCACCGTTTGTGCTGTCCTGCCTTTAGCTCCCGCTAACTCAGCTTTGGGCTCCAGTAGAAGAAAATATGTCGCTTGTACATGTAATGTTGGCGATAGTTTGGCATATGTCTATTCCAGGTGA